The Triticum urartu cultivar G1812 chromosome 6, Tu2.1, whole genome shotgun sequence genome includes the window AAATGGAGTAACACAAACATAGCACTTTTGTTTTACAACCACAAACATAGCACTTAATTGGCTGTGAGTTTCATTAAGCCAACATTTCAAACCTGCCAACTTTTGTAACTTCACGTACACAACCATGCAGATTACATTACAGATAACCATGATCAATTACCTCAGTCGCTAATGCAAATTCACCAAAAGAGCTACTAGTGGATTACGCTCGAAGAGATGGAGCGCACTGCGTACAAAGTAACCTAGGGGTGTTCAAATGGCGAGATGACCAAGCCAAGGCATCGCCATTGCCAAAACTAACATGCACGCCTGACTTACTTAGGCCTACTTAATTACTTAATTCTCAGCGTCGAGCTAGCTAGTTGAACACGGACAGCGGCATCATGCACCCGGCAGCGTGCGCCTCGGCGGCGGCTGCCGCGGCCGCCATCACCATCACGATGTCATCCCCGGCGGGGACTACGCCATCCAGGGCTCCCACGGGGTCGCCGTCGGGCGCCGGCGCCAGGAAGTGTCCCTGGAACAGGTGCGCGTGCATGGGGAACAGGTAGTGCGTCTGCTCCAGCATGCCATGCCGCATGTCGGGCCTGTCCACGGGCGCCGGGCTGGCCGCGGCGGAGGCCGGCTCCGCCTGCTGCTTCTGCTTCGACGACGTCTGGGGGTGCCTCTTCCGGCGCTTCTTCTCGTAGGCGATGCCGCGCGCCTTGGCCTGGCCGTCGCGGACGTCGCGGAGGTAGAGCCTGACGGCGCGCGCCCCGAACGGGTTGGCCTCCGGGCGGCCGCCGTGCTCCTCGAAGG containing:
- the LOC125513564 gene encoding protein G1-like1, whose protein sequence is MDMSGVSAVDSPGGGSASSVLGAPRPSRYESQKRRDWQTFGQYLRNHRPPLELARCSGAHVLEFLRYLDQFGKTKVHTAGCPFFGHPSPPAPCPCPLKQAWGSLDALVGRLRAAFEEHGGRPEANPFGARAVRLYLRDVRDGQAKARGIAYEKKRRKRHPQTSSKQKQQAEPASAAASPAPVDRPDMRHGMLEQTHYLFPMHAHLFQGHFLAPAPDGDPVGALDGVVPAGDDIVMVMAAAAAAAEAHAAGCMMPLSVFN